In the bacterium genome, GAACTGCTGCTTGCTCTCCGCGCGCAGGGCCAGCAGGCGCTGCCAGGCCGGCCGCAGCAGCGTGAGCCGTCGCACCAGCCACTCCGCGTCGCCGCTGAGGCGCACGTACTCGGCGACGAGCGCCAGCACCTGGCCGTACTCCGCCAGCGCCGGGCCGTAGTAGTCGAAGGTGCCGTCGGGCTTCACGTAGCGGGACACGTAGTGACCGAGGATCTGCTCGGCGCGGCCGAGATGCCCCCACGAGAGCAGGGCGTGCAGCAGGAAGATCGTGGCCGGCGGAAAGCTGTTGTGCCGCTCCTCCGCGTAGCCCATGGCCCCGTAGCGGGGAGCCAGGCCGCGGAAGGTGAGGACGCCAGACAGCAGCATGGCCTGCGCCGCGTCCAGCAGGTCCGGCTCGGGCACCTGCAGCTTCGCACCCGCCCGGCGGAACTCACGCCAGTGCTCCCACAGACTCAGGAGCGCGGCGTAGAACTCCTCAGGCGAGGCCGCCGCCCCGTTCGCCTGGTAGGCAAGCTGCTCCTCGCCACCATCTCGGGTCGTCGTGTGCAGCCGTCGCCAGGCGGTGAGGTCGCCCCGCGCGTCGCAGGCGCCGAACACGAGCTGCTCGACCGTGTCGGTCTCGGTCTCGTACCGATGGCACAGGACGGGCAGCCAGCCATCCAGCAGGCCTGTCCGCGCGAGGCTCTCGGGCGCGGGGAGGGGGAGGCCTTCGCACCCGGGCACGACGCCATAGGCGTCCACATCCACGCGCTCGAGGGCTGCCTCGTCGCCGATGGCGCAGGGGCCCAGGAGCGGCACCAGCAGCCCGGCTATGGTGGCGAAGTCGGGCTCTCCCGCCGCCAGCAGGCGCCCGGCCAGCGGGTCGTCCGGCGCCGCCAGCAGGGCCTCATAGTAGCGCGGCTCCACCTGCGGCCCCGCAGCGGCGGTGACGTCGCGCAACTCCGTCTTGCGCAGGGCGCAGAGCTGCTCCGTCTCGCCCGTGAAGATGATCTCGCCCGGGGTCTCGCTGACGACAACCCCCGGCAGCTTCGCTCGCACCACGGCCCCGGCTCTGTCGCTCATGGCACATCTCCTCAGAAGCGCAGTTGCTTCAGCAGCGTTCGCGGGATGCTCACCCGCATCCCCTTGAGCGGGTCCACGATCTGGTTGACCCGCAGGTCGCACAGCAGGCTCTGCAGCATGAGGCCCTCGGCGTCGCTGACGCCCAGTTGCTCGACCAGCAGGTCGCGCGCGGCCCCGACCGCCAGGTCGGCCGCCTCGTCGAGTGTCGGCGCTGCCGTCAGCACCGAGATGTGGTCGGGCCACTCCGCCAGCGGCCAGGGGCTGATGAGGCGCGGCAGCAGCGACAACCGCACCAGGACCTCGGCGGCGACCTCGATGCCCATGCCGCCACTCTCGCCGTCGCCCTGCAGGGCATGCACGTCGCCGAGGGCGAAGAGCGCGCCGGGCACCGTGATGGGCAGGTACAGCACGCCCCCCGGCTTGACCTCCGTGCTGTCCATGTTGCCGCCATGCCGCCCCGGCGTCGTCGTGGGGATCTCGCCCAGGGCGGGGGCGACGCCGATCACGCCGATCATCGGGTCAAGCGGGAAGCTCAGATCGCGGTTGAACTGCGCCTGGCCGTCGGCGATGTGCGGCACGAGCAACTCCACCAGGCCAGTGTGCCGGTCGCTGGCATAGATGAGCCCCTCCGGGGCGCACGCGATGTCCAGGAGGTCCACGCGGAGCGTCATCCCCGGCTCAGCACCGGCGATGGCCACCGGGCCTGTGGCGGGGTTGCCGTAGCCGGCGACGGCATGCGAGAGAGACGTGGCGTCCGGCACGTGGGGGATCTTGTTGTCAAAGCAGTCGCGTGTCTGCAGCAGCACCTCGTCGCCGGACGCGACCGTCAGCGCCGGCTCGTGCCGGCGCGAGAAGCTGTGGATGCAGTGCTCGCTGCTCAGTTCGTGACGCATGGAGACATCTCTCTCAGAATGGAGTCAGTCCGGCGCAGAAGAAGCCCAGACCCAGAAGGACGCTGGTGGCCAGGTGCGTGGCGACCGTGGCGGCGTTGGCGGGCGTCAGGCGCGGCAGGTCATCATGGTAGCGCAGGGCCACCTGGCAGGCCTTCACCGCCAGCGGGATCGCCAGCAGCGCGACCAGCGCCGTCGGGGGGAACAGGTGTATGGCGACGGCCAGGATGATACTCAGGAACGTCGCCCCCATCAGCCCCACGTGCACCCACGCTGAGCGCCGCCGTCCCAGGCGCACCACCCAGTGACGCTTGCGCACGGCCGCATCGGCCTCGGCGTCCTGGAACTGGTTGATCCACAGGATCGCTGTGATGAGCAGCCCCACCGGTACGCTGGCCCAGAAGGCCTCCAGGTCAAAGCGCCCGACCTGCAGGTAGTAGGCACCCAGCACCGGCAGCAGCCCGAAGTCGAGGAAGATGAAGACCTCGCCGCCGCCGCGGTAGGCGAACTTCAGCGGCGGAGCGGTGTAGAACACGCCCGTCAGGCCGCCGATGAGTCCCAGCCACAGGATCGGCCAGCCGCCGCGGTAGACCAGGTAGAAGCCGATGATCGCCGCCAGGACCAGGCAGACGAAGGCCGCCGCCGACACCTCCCACGGCCTCGCCTCGCCCTGCTGGATGACGCGGCTGCCGCCG is a window encoding:
- a CDS encoding acetamidase/formamidase family protein, with product MRHELSSEHCIHSFSRRHEPALTVASGDEVLLQTRDCFDNKIPHVPDATSLSHAVAGYGNPATGPVAIAGAEPGMTLRVDLLDIACAPEGLIYASDRHTGLVELLVPHIADGQAQFNRDLSFPLDPMIGVIGVAPALGEIPTTTPGRHGGNMDSTEVKPGGVLYLPITVPGALFALGDVHALQGDGESGGMGIEVAAEVLVRLSLLPRLISPWPLAEWPDHISVLTAAPTLDEAADLAVGAARDLLVEQLGVSDAEGLMLQSLLCDLRVNQIVDPLKGMRVSIPRTLLKQLRF
- the menA gene encoding 1,4-dihydroxy-2-naphthoate octaprenyltransferase; translation: MRAILFWLRAARAPFFTASLAPILVGTGAAYYVTGGRVQWDLAVLALVSLILLHACANLANDFFDHLSGTDGLNTTFASPFTGGSRVIQQGEARPWEVSAAAFVCLVLAAIIGFYLVYRGGWPILWLGLIGGLTGVFYTAPPLKFAYRGGGEVFIFLDFGLLPVLGAYYLQVGRFDLEAFWASVPVGLLITAILWINQFQDAEADAAVRKRHWVVRLGRRRSAWVHVGLMGATFLSIILAVAIHLFPPTALVALLAIPLAVKACQVALRYHDDLPRLTPANAATVATHLATSVLLGLGFFCAGLTPF